A portion of the Cololabis saira isolate AMF1-May2022 chromosome 17, fColSai1.1, whole genome shotgun sequence genome contains these proteins:
- the LOC133463400 gene encoding uncharacterized protein LOC133463400, producing MDKLARMVGDKVGDMVEDAVKNALGIEDKDKDKDDGGGGFMSLFGGDKKKEKEKEKEGGGGIFSFGHDKKDDKDDGGFFSKIFDKDDDDDGRKQKKSGFEGLFAEGEGPGEAGGGALGGGGALGGGGALGGGGAYDQGGGAKTITPSDRDLFDDLMDVADETAAGK from the exons aTGGACAAGCTGGCCCGGATGGTGGGGGACAAAGTGG GGGACATGGTGGAGGATGCAGTGAAGAACGCTCTGGGCATCGAGGACAAGGACAAGGACAAGGACGACGGAGGAGGAGGATTCATGTCGCTGTTCGGAGGAgacaagaagaaggagaaggaaaaggagaaggagggaggaggaggaatatTCTCTTTTGGACACGACAAGAAGGACGACAAGGACGACGGAGGATTCTTCTCCAAGATCTTTGACAAGGACGATGACGACGACGGCAGGAAGCAGAAGAAAAGCGGGTTTGAAGGTCTGTTCGCTGAAGGGGAGGGGCCAGGAGAGGCTGGGGGCGGAGCTCTGGGAGGAGGCGGAGCTCTGGGAGGAGGCGGAGCTCTGGGAGGAGGCGGAGCCTACGACCAGGGAGGCGGAGCAAAGACCATAACGCCGTCGGACAGAG atctgtttgatgatctgatGGACGTGGCTGACGAGACGGCTGCAGGGAAGTAG
- the LOC133463964 gene encoding cystatin-F produces the protein MEVKTLLMIVLITALDVAAAAVGGSHRSAPGSWSNVSGDDPGLRRVVITAASSFNSRSNDAFLFRPAAVHRARRQIVKGVLYVVDLDISRTVCRKRDDDNDLTRCEFQPPGRLHQTFQCHAEVWTIPWREESKTLEMQCKP, from the exons ATGGAGGTGAAGACGCTGCTGATGATCGTCCTGATCACCGCCCTGg ACGTAGCGGCGGCGGCGGTGGGGGGGAGTCACCGCTCAGCCCCCGGGTCCTGGTCCAACGTCAGCGGGGACGACCCGGGTCTCCGGCGGGTCGTCATCACCGCGGCCTCGTCCTTCAACAGCCGGTCCAACGACGCGTTTCTCTTCAGGCCGGCGGCCGTCCACCGAGCCCGGCGGCAG aTCGTCAAAGGCGTCCTCTACGTCGTAGATCTGGACATTTCCAGAACAGTTTGTCGGAAACGAGACGACGACAACGATCTGACCCGCTGTGAGTTCCAGCCCCCGGGGCGTCTGCACCAG ACGTTCCAGTGTCACGCTGAGGTTTGGACGATTCCCTGGAGGGAAGAGAGTAAAACCCTGGAGATGCAGTGTAAACCctga